A region from the Bactrocera dorsalis isolate Fly_Bdor chromosome 1, ASM2337382v1, whole genome shotgun sequence genome encodes:
- the LOC105222015 gene encoding uncharacterized protein LOC105222015, with protein MSYYFQTTIIYCIFIFLMCLHGGRSQYNIHRRDLVPKVEVSDPTKGLTDAEIDMALDDLSISDLNVLNKLIDRPNAPDYDYVDYDSHNYALGPPRDHTFDGNPMDDDANLNYYDDIDEPPRDARNSMHFKIPRKSLMPFMEQTENQRTKRDNGHEIKQAAVDAEYIRQLENSFPRDQEENNEEGDDKKEHIRVKRN; from the exons ATGTCGTATTACTttcaaacaacaataatttactgcatatttatatttttgatgtgCTTGCATGGAGGAAGGTCACAATACAATATACAT CGAAGAGATCTGGTGCCAAAGGTGGAGGTCAGCGATCCAACGAAAGGTCTAACCGATGCCGAAATCGATATGGCATTGGACGATCTCTCCATATCGGATTTGAATGTGCTAAATAAACTTATTGACAGGCCGAATGCGCCGGATTACGACTACGTCGATTACGACAG CCATAACTATGCTTTGGGTCCACCGCGCGATCACACCTTCGACGGAAACCCTATGGATGACGATGCGAATCTAAATTACTATGATGACATAGATGAGCCACCGAGAGATGCGCGCAATTCTATGCATTTCAAAATACCGCGCAAGAGCTTGATGCCCTTCATGGAACAAACAGAGAACCAAAGAACGAAACGCGACAACGGACACGAAATAAAACAG GCCGCCGTGGACGCTGAGTATATACGGCAACTTGAGAACTCCTTTCCACGCGACcaagaagaaaataatgaagaggGCGATGACAAGAAGGAGCACATACGCGTGAAACGCAATTGA